CGGGAAGTTCTGCTGCTCGGGCGCGGTGAGGGACCGGAAGCGGGGGTCCTGAGGCGTCGGTGGGGCCATCGGCTGTACGCGAGGACCGTTCGGCGGTCGATGGACCACGGGGACCAGGAGGGGAAGCCGGATCAGCGGTGCGAGGAAGGGCGGCAGCGACGGGAGGGGGAGGAAGCCGCCTCCGTCAGGTTGTGGCATGGGAACCCTGGACTCCGAGCTGTCGAGCGCCGGCGGGATGTTGCCCGGGCGGGCGATGCGCGTGTCGCCCGTGACGAGTTCGTGGAGCCCGCCGTCGTGCCCCTCGCCGCCGAAGAGCGGGCGCTCCCAGATGGCGAGCGGCTCGCCGAGGAGCGGGCTGTCCTCTTCCGGGATCCGCTGCAGCGCGGTGCCGATGTGGTCCGCGTACGCCTCGCAGGCGCTGGCGATCATCCGGCACGCGGACGGCAGGCTCGCCATCAGGGTCTCCTCCTCGCCGGCTTCGGAGGGAGGCGGGGTCTTGCCCACGAAAACGGTGAAGAAGGTCTGGACCGCTTCGGCCGTCTCCCCGAGCTGCTGGGCGCTCGCGGTACGCCAGGCGCTGTCGGAGTCCCAGTAGGCGTTGTCGAGGATGCTTGCCGCCGAGCGCCACGCGTTCGCTGTCTTGGTGAGCTTGTCGCGCTGGCCGTGGAAGCGGGAGCTGAGCAGGTACTGGTCGGTCCAGCTGGTCTCGCCGACGGCCTCGGGCAGTTCCTCGGCGTTGTGGCTTCCACGTGGGTTGCAGTCCGGCCTGGGGGGCTGGGAGCCGATGTCGGGTGCTGTGCTCTGGCCGAGCAGGGACGCGGCGTTCGGGCTCTCCTGCTTGAGGAAGTCCTCGGCGGCCTTGAGCATGGCGCCGGCTCCGTTCGCCATCACCTGATGGGCAAGGCCCGCCGCCTCGAAGACCGTCTTCACCGCCGGCTTGTACACGGCGGCGACGGCACGGGCCGGCGTTGCCGTCTCCCGCCATCCCGCCATGAGCGCTGAGTTCGGTGAACAACAGACCCAGCATGTCGTAGATCAGGTCCCGCAGCCGCACCATGGACCACGAAGCGTTGACGTAGTTCCCGGCCTTGTGTTGAAGATTCAAGACTCCCCCGTGCCCTCACCCACCAGGCTGTCGGGGCTGGAGGCGGGCGCCGAGGCAGCCTCCGACGAGACCGCCCAGGCCACAGGCCAGACCCCTGCCACCACCCGGGCGCGGCGGGGTCGGGGCTTGCCATCGCCAGCACGGCGTGTGCGGCGGCCCCGGCGACGGTGGGGTTAAAGCTCGCGGCGAAGGTGGCCGGTGCAACACGGGTCAGGGGCATGCCACGCGCGGCGAGGATCGGACCAAGCAGAGAGCCGCGGGCGGGGCACAGGGTGCGCAAGCACAGCCACGCCCCGAGCGGCAGCAGCAGGGCCGCGACCTGCATCCGGAAGACGTCCGGCCGGGGGGCTGAGACGGCGAAGCGGCCCGTGCGAAGGCTGGCGGTACCTCCCCAGCCTGTGCGCAGCGTGGTGTGGTGGAAAACCCTATGCACCCGCCGAATTGCGGGCCGCAGGAGTGAGTAGCTCCAGCGCTTCCGCCCAGTGGAAGGGAGCCGCTCCCCCACCCGCCTCCGGACGGTGCGGCTCATGGGCCCCGACGAGCACGCCCATCTCCCTCAGCTGCTCCAGACTCCGGCGGTACGCCGGGTGGGCGGCCAAGGCAGCGTTCACGTACGGCAGGACCACTGTCGGGATGCCCATCCCGTACGCCTCGCACAGGATGCCCAGGGCAAGGGTGTCGGCGATGCCCGCCGCCCACTTGTTGATGGTGTTGAACGTGGCCGGCGCCACGGCGATGGCGTCGGCAGGCGGGAGCGGGCGCGGGTCGCCGGGGCCGCGCCACGCCGAGCGGATCGGGTAGCCCGTCTGCCGGGTGAGCGCCTCGGTGTCGAGGAAGCCGAGCCCCTGGGGTGTCGCGACCACACCCACGTCCCAGCCCTGTTTCTGCGCAGCGGTGATCAGCTTGTGGGCGTCACCCGCGATGCCTGCGGCGCAGACAACGATGTACAGGACGGGCTTCTTCGGCTGGTCATTCACTGCCTGTTCCCTTCACTGGAGGCCATGAGGCTCGCGGCTTCCTCGGCGCATCCCCATGAGAGCGTGACGCCGGCACCGCCGTGCCCGTGGTTGTGCACGACCTTCGAGGTCGGCTACTGCACCAGCCCAGTAACCGCCGAACGCTGCGCGGGCCCGCAAGTCGCCAAACACACCAACGGGGCCTAGCCATGCCAGACCTGGTGCACGACGAGGGCGTCCCAGCACCGACGCCATACTGACGTCATGGGGCAGACCGGTCTACCTCCGGCCCTCCGGACAGTGTGAGCGCACCCGGCAATTTCGCGTCACGCGTTGAGCTGTTGCCGAATGAGCGTGTCGATTCGCTGCCATGCAGGGGACGAGGCGTTGACCGTGCCTTGGATCAGTGAAGGGATGCCGGAGTCCTCATCCAGGTGGGGTAGCTCCTCGGAGCCGTAACGAGCCTTGGTCGCCTCGACAATGCGGCGGGCGAGGTCGTCGATGCGGGGATCCTGGGCGTCGAGGTCGTGCGCGTGGTCGTAGTCGAGGAAGAGCTGCCGTAGGGCCGGCTCGGCCAAGGACTCGGCCTGGTCGTGGAACAGGGTGATCGCGTGGTCCGGGTGGGTGGCGAAGACGAGGATCCACAGGTCGCGTTGCAGATCGACCCACCGCGGGGTGAATCCCCAGCGGGCCAAGTGCTCCAGGTGGGCAGCGACCTCGGCAGGTACCGGTGCCAGCTGCCCGGCGACAAGTCGGCGAAGGCGCGCCTGTGTCGCCCGCAGGTCGCGGATGCGCGTAGTGAGCTCCTCGTCGATCTCGCTCAACGCCTCCCGGAACTCCGCGTCGGTCGCCGATCTCAGCTCTCGGATACGGGCCAGGGGGACGCCGGCTTCGGCGAGCGTCCGGATTTTGATCAGGTCGATGGCGTCGCTGGCGTCGTATCGCCGGTACCCGGACGCATCACGGTCGGGCTCGGGGAGCAGCCCCTTGTCGTGATAGACGCGGATGGTCTTGATCGATACTCCGACATACGCGGCCAGCTGCCCGATGGTGATCACCCGGCCATCGTCGCACTTGACCTTTCCCCTGGGGCAGGGTCGCACCATGGCGTCATGGAGAACACGAATATCGATCGGGAGACCCTGCGCGAGCTGGCCGACGAGGGCAACGAGTCCGCGTTGGACCGGCTGGCCGACCTTGTCGACGCAGCCGGTGACCTCGACGAGCTGAGCGAACTGTTGGACGAGGGATCCCTGCGCGCCGGGTTCCTCCTCACCCGACGCGCGGTCGCGGCCGGCGACCTGCGCGAGCTGCAACGCATCTCCGACGCTGGGTACGACGAGGCCGGGAGTGAGCTGGAGCGGCTGTTGAAGGCATCGGCTGACGAGTACCGGGACTGACCCCGGCACGCCCGTGTCAGGTGGTCGTCCCGGCCGCCAGGTCCGGGAGGGACGGCGGGGAGCCGTCGGCCATGCGCAGGCTCACGGACATGGTCAGCCCGCCGCCGGGGGTGTCCTCGGCCGTCACCGTGCCGTCGATAGCTTCCGCGAAGCCCCGCGCCACTGCCAGGCCGAGACCGACGCCCGCGCCGCGCGGGGCGTCGCCGCAGCGCTGGAAGGCGCCGAAGATGCGGTCCTCGACCTCGTCCGGGACTCCGGCTCCGCGGTCGACGACCCGTAGGTCGACGCGGTCGGCCTGAGCGCTCGCCGAGACGAGTACGGGCTGCCCGGGCGGGCTGTGCTTGACCGCGTTCTCGACGATGTCGGCGACGGCCCGTTCCAGCAGTCCGCGGTCGACGGCGACCATCGGCAGCGTCTCGGGGATGTCGGGGTCGACGCTGCCCTCGCGGACGCGGAGCAGTGCCATCGGCACGACCTCGTCGAGGTCGGTCTCCCGGATGACGGCGGTGACGGCGGTGACGGTACCGGTCTCCAGGCGGAAGACGTCCA
The sequence above is a segment of the Streptomyces sp. NBC_01255 genome. Coding sequences within it:
- a CDS encoding MerR family transcriptional regulator, which gives rise to MITIGQLAAYVGVSIKTIRVYHDKGLLPEPDRDASGYRRYDASDAIDLIKIRTLAEAGVPLARIRELRSATDAEFREALSEIDEELTTRIRDLRATQARLRRLVAGQLAPVPAEVAAHLEHLARWGFTPRWVDLQRDLWILVFATHPDHAITLFHDQAESLAEPALRQLFLDYDHAHDLDAQDPRIDDLARRIVEATKARYGSEELPHLDEDSGIPSLIQGTVNASSPAWQRIDTLIRQQLNA
- a CDS encoding flavoprotein, producing the protein MNDQPKKPVLYIVVCAAGIAGDAHKLITAAQKQGWDVGVVATPQGLGFLDTEALTRQTGYPIRSAWRGPGDPRPLPPADAIAVAPATFNTINKWAAGIADTLALGILCEAYGMGIPTVVLPYVNAALAAHPAYRRSLEQLREMGVLVGAHEPHRPEAGGGAAPFHWAEALELLTPAARNSAGA